In the Hordeum vulgare subsp. vulgare chromosome 7H, MorexV3_pseudomolecules_assembly, whole genome shotgun sequence genome, one interval contains:
- the LOC123413399 gene encoding uncharacterized protein K02A2.6-like has protein sequence KPTSALKTIPLVWPFAVWGLDTVGPFKTGQGGYTHLLVAVDKFTKWIEAKPIKKLDASTAVKFVRDIISRFGVPHSIITNNGTNFDSDIFKGFCASQGIRVDFASVAHPQSNGQAERANGLILQGLKPQLLREIGHAAGAWVTELPSVLWGLRTTPNRSTGRSPFFLVYGAEAILPSDLLHNAPRVELFSEVEAEQARQDGVDLLEEEREMALTRSTIYQQDLRRFHARHVRSRTFQAGDLVLRVDQQRPHKLA, from the coding sequence aagccaacatctgcactaaagacaatcccacttgtgtggccgtttgcagtttggggattagacacagtcggaccattcaagacaggccaaggaggctacacacatctgttggtggcagtcgacaagtttacaaagtggatagaagccaagcccatcaagaaactcgacgcctccacagccgtgaagtttgtcagagacatcatctccagattcggagtgcctcacagcataatcacgaacaatgggacaaacttcgactcggacatatTCAAAGGCttctgcgcgagtcaaggtatccgagtggattttgcttccgtagcacatccgcaatccaatggacaagctgagcgtgcaaatggacttatccttcaaggtttgaagcctcaactcttgcgagagataggacatgctgctggtgcgtgggtaaccgagttaccttcagtactttggggtctccgcaccactccgaacagatcaacagggcgatcaccgttcttcctcgtctatggagcggaagcgatccttccgagtgacctgcttcacaatgccccgcgagtcgaactcttctccgaagttgaagcagaacaagcaaggcaagatggagtcgatcttctagaggaggagcgcgagatggcacttactcgctcaacaatttatcagcaagatctgcgacgttttcatgcacgacatgtcagaagccgcacgttccaggctggcgatttggtgctccgagtggatcagcagagaccacacaagttggct